One segment of Anomalospiza imberbis isolate Cuckoo-Finch-1a 21T00152 chromosome 2, ASM3175350v1, whole genome shotgun sequence DNA contains the following:
- the LOC137468924 gene encoding NEDD4-binding protein 2-like 2: MFVYLKIKSEYVFVFSLNSVLLGQSCDGIVLSTDDYFRQQYGYTYNAAQLGDAHEWNRKRAKQAMEQGKSPVIIDNTNTQAWEMKPYVEVALEKGYRVQFREPDTWWKFDPEELEKRNKHGVTREKIAQMLERYEYQISIPIVMNSVVPPHKNTQRPPLQRRHRWGDNTDSWSSFSISSSQ; the protein is encoded by the exons atgtttgtttacctaaaaattaaaagtgagtatgtttttgtgttttctttgaaCAGTGTCCTGCTTGGTCAGAGTTGTGATGGCATTGTGCTCAGCACTGATGATTATTTTCGTCAGCAGTATGGATACACCTATAATGCTGCTCAGCTTGGCGATGCCCATGAGTGGAACCGGAAGAGAG caaaGCAAGCAATGGAGCAGGGAAAATCTCCAGTTATAATAGACAACACTAATACTCAAGCCTGGGAAATGAAGCCTTATGTGGAAGTG GCTCTAGAAAAAGGATACAGAGTGCAATTCCGTGAGCCAGATACTTGGTGGAAGTTTGATCCTGAAGAACTAGAAAA GAGGAATAAGCATGGAGTCACTCGTGAGAAGATTGCTCAGATGCTGGAACGATATGAATATCAAATATCCATCCCTATTGTCATGAATTCAGTGGTACCTCCCCACAAAAACACTCAAAGACCACCTCTGCAGAGAAGACATAGGTGGGGAGACAATACAGACTCATGGAGTTCTTTCAGTATTTCCAGTAGCCAGTAA